GAGTTTTTATGCATCAACTGCACTTTAGGAGATTTCGACAACATTTGACTTGTTTTTTAAGCCAACTTTTGACATGTTTGACACGGCCCCTTCGTAAGTAAGTGGTTAAAATTTGCAAGGAAAATAGATTCCACTTCTTGAGTGTGTTTTCTACCGATGTTAATCTATTAAATTTGACCAATTTACATAGAAAAGAACACCATTTGGACTACAATATCAGAAAGTGAAGTTGATGCTTGAAACATTAAACCACCTTTATGGTCGTATCTTTGGTGAAGATGACAAAATAGGGGGTCGAGGTGGGTTGGGTCAACTACAGGCATGTACGAGTTTGAAAGGATAATATGCACAATGGGTCAGGTTGACCCACATTCATATCTAGTCATGGGGATATAACTACATAAACAATACCTCAAGTTGACCCACATTTATATCTAGTGTAAATATATCATGTCGCTGATTTCCGCCTGCTTTGTAAGAACATTCACTGTGATCAGTGTCTGAAATCTTGAAATCCGTTTGAGATGATGTAGCGTTTTTCTTGCCTGTCAATTATTCATGTACAAACAACACTATCTTCAAGAATTGTTATTTTAAATGGTACCTAAATTTGATGGGTCACATCTTCATTTCAAGTTAAGAGACACGAAATGGAAACCGAAAAATAAACACATACCTTATATGCTCGAAACGCAGTTTGGATTTGAGTGGCAGAGTAATACTCATTATTAGAAGTAAGAAACTTTGATTTATTCATAGTTGGGTATGTTTACCTTTTATATCAATGGAATCATGCAACAAGGATCATTACCCTTTAAAATTCCTAAAAACAGAAGCTATGCTTTGACTTTTGAGGTGAATCCGGCCAATTTTGTAACCTAAAACTTCAGAGACATGTTTTCCTTATTGTCACAAgcattatatatatatgttcaGAACGTTGACGAAATGTAAATTACAATCATATTCAAAAAGTTAAGGTAACAACCGAACATTAACATACAAGTTCAAATAAAATTACTCTTGAAATTCGTTAAACTAAATACCATAACaaagtaaagaaaataaacaataataaatGAAATGAATCCCTGGATTAGCTCTATCGAAAAGTGTAAATCCTTTGCGTAAAGTTCTGCAGGCAGAGTCTTCTGTTCACAACCTGATGAAGATCTTCCGTCAACAGGTTCAGGAGTGGATTGTTTGGAAAAATTATTTGAAGGCTTTTGGGTTGTTGTTGGTGTGTCAATTACCATACAAACAATCAATCCCTAGCAAGTATCAACAAatataaatgcaattaataatCAATGAAGTGTCACTCTCCTTCATGAAACTCATAAGTTAATGTTTTAGGCGTGTCACAAAATTGGGATTTCTAATTTGAAAATGTGAACATAAAACAATGTCACTTTTCTCCAAAAAAGCAAACTACCCTTCTTCATCACTTGGGTTCTTCGACTCCACACACTTCTCCATGCTGAAAATAATAACACCACATGTTCATTAACATAAAACATTTGTACATATATTACACAGAAAGAAAAAATAAAACATGTATAAGAGTAGAAAAATCAACCATAGACTTGTAATCAAACATACCACCTGTTTAGTGCATCAATGGTATATCATGTCAACATTTCGGGTTCTAGAAAAGATATATATGTTACGGGGAGATTGGAGAAAGCATCAAGTGCAACAAACCCATAAACGTACAGAATCCTAAACAACGCAAACACCTGAAAGAGGTTAAGACGACGAGTAAATTTGGAAAGGAATACAAACCTCATCATAAACGACCTTTTGGTTGCGCCAGAATTCCAAAGGCGGTAGGAGCACTCTTCCTGCAAGAAATAAACCATTTAATTAGTTATCTTATGTTTCAAACATCCAAGTAATAAACAGTTGATTCATAAACCATCTCTAACCTGATCTAGATTTTTTTCCACTGAAAGATTCTACCGACAAAATGATTGCACTTCCATATCCTTCCTCAGATCCCTATACAATAATAACTAACTGTTAATTCATAACTAACAAGTATAATCAGATTTGTTTGTAGATTTACCTTCTTGCCCCTTGAAGAAGCCGATTTAGGACTTGTTATAAGTTTCCTTTTAACCGGCAGTTTGGTTTTAGACATATTACGATTCATGACTGCTTCTTTGGGACTGATTCGGTGTGTTGCAGGTACACCTTTCTGAGGGATATCAactctgtttttcttcttgtttctGCAACTTTTCATGTTGGTTCTTGCAATGACAATATCGTCATTACCCACACTCGTGTTACTTAATTGATCTGAACAATTGGGTGTAACGTATATATCCTCAAAATCACGTATCCTTATGTTAATCTGAGATTCACCACTTACATGACTAGCATCACCAGATGATTTTGAATCCATGTTGCTGTTTTTACTGTTATCCAGCTTTTTCATCGATCTAGTCATGCGCCTGCTAGAAACTCCCAAACACCTTGATGGTGTAGACGAGTCAACAATGGGACTCAtctcgagacttggatcattctTGAATTCTGAAGATCTTTCGCATAAAACTTCATTTCCAGCTTCAACTATATGCTCCTGTTGAAGAAAAAAGATTCATTTTTAGAGGTTTTGCATAATCAGCAAAACATGAATAAAGGCATGACTCCATCCCATGTTTCTATATGTAGCATTGTGTGAATTAACTAAAGAGACAAACatgcaaaaatatatattttttagggGTTATAATTAATGCAAACTTGGATGGAaataggggtgtgaatttctgacacgacccgaaaacacgacacgaacctaacatgaaattcgcgggtttgggtttagtctaaacgggttcgggtcagtttcaagTTGAACTTGCGAACCCGTTCAGCTAATgggtcaggttcgggtcaacccggTTGGGTTGGCGAGTAGACCCGCTTAACCCATTtctattaaattatatatttttatagtatgttttatgttataaattaaattggTTGTGTATTTTATACTCtaaatataacttaaaaagagaaatttacataagattttatgattttaatgtaattttattaaataagtttgtgtgtgtttttttttttttttttttttttgtagaatatgttaattttaatatattagtttgctgaaaaaaaaaattcgggttgaacgggttgGGTTCGGGTCAGTCTGCGAATATTCGGGTcaggttcgggttcatatgtataacacgattttcgggttcgggtcgagTTGAACCCGGGGCGAACACGACACGTTTAACACGGAAAGATGAGAATTATACATGTGAAGAAGATGGATTATTGAACATTGTGTGTCTGCAATGTTGAAGTCCCATATCCAGAGTGCAGCAGCAGCTATGAGAATTACCAGTCAATATGGTATAGCCCAGTTGGTCAGGGGTTTTCCACTAAGTGGCTTCCTCCTGGGGAGGTCTCAGGTTCGATTCCTACTAAGTGCAAAATTATGTAAATATGGGAGAACACCTCTGGGAGGGATTCGAACTTGGGATGAGGGGTTTAAACAGAAATCTAGTTGAtctaccgttcaaaaaaaaaaagctatGAGAATTACCAGCATCTTGTTGTTGAACTAGAGATAATGATAATGATGAGAAGAATAAACAAACCTGTTAGTAAGACGATTATTATGTGGGTGGGTGGGTTAGTTACCTCCTGTGGCAGAAGAATCTTTCCAGTAAGAGGAGAAATCGATGAAAAAACGATCAAAGACCTGTAAGTGTAACAGAAAGGAAGTGTGAGAAAAGAAAAAGGGAATGATGAATTGGTAAAGACCTGACCTGAAACGCACGCTTTAGGAGGCGAGAAGGCGTTTGCTGCATCGTGtggagaggagaggagagaatCAAGTAAGGGTGGAGAGGTGTAGAGGAGGAGATGAATTTGAAATCCGAACTAGGGCAGGGGCTTGTAACTGTAATAACCAATCTCCATCTCTTGTCAAACTCAGAGCTTTCTTTACCAAGGTCTGTGATTTTGCCCGGAGAGTAAAGTAGATCATGTGATTATACACGCCAATGAGCTACTCGTGGAGCCAGAAATATGGTGTTTTAAGTGACCTAGGTTTAATTCATGCCCCCTAATATTTAGTTtttgcggcacctggtgatgacgGGAGACTAGTCGAATAGgtggcgatcgctagttcgattcTTGACCTGAGCAGgtccgcactgtcgtgcctttgggcgagtgtttacgggcttcggccctagatgagggttttccccggttcgaaAGGCGAGTATATCCCGATGTGATAAATTTCGCCAGCAGCTTATTTGTAGGATTCGTTGGCAGTTAAAAAAAGATCATTTGACTTtaggttaaataataataataacttgcggcggggattctttagttataactaagtcgaccTAGGatccgcacgttatgttaaacctgtcaaacgggaaaaaatagacgatgtaaaaacgttcacccatacatgcacgttgcgtcgtgttaactcgtaaaatttagaacgaaacgtaaaaacgttaaaccaaagacgcacgctGCGATGTATTAAGTCAcgaaatttagaaccaagcataaagcggaaaatttgcggaaaatgaaaactataaaagatcaaagttgaaagtaaaaaagttgtgaggatagattgcaaaatataaaaatttttgggttaaaagtaatttatgaaatacttttgggtgaaagtaaaaaaaaatcaattttttttttggaaaacccctaaagccaaggttacgacaaccatatgcataaccattttttctttggaaaacccccaaagcacaccccgcgttgcggcggggtgTAAAACGATGTTAAATAGTattaatgtcacacaaccgtgatcgaccaccaacactaactcgacctaggatctgcgtgttgcgacgaacctgtcaaacatgaaaaaactagaggtaaaaacgttgaaccacacatgcacgttgcgccatgttaacttgcaaaatttgaaacaaaacataaaaaagttgaaccacactcgtACGTTGCGTCGCATTAACttgaaaaatttagaactatacgtaacgaaacgtaaaaacgttaaaccaaagacgaaaAGTATAgttgacaaaagttgtgaagttaaattgcaaataatgagtTTTGAGttaatgtgaaaaaaaaaaaacaaattttgtagggttaaaattgcaaaaggtaaaacctttgggttaaaactaaaaaatcaattttttttttttttgaaaaattcccAAAGTATAAGTTACAAGTGTTTATGCATGAAAAAATTacttatttatatatggaataatataaTATATTCATAAAATTCAATTTTAAAATCATAAACATTTATATTCACTTATTATATAGAGATTGTACCATTTTTACCCAAACATCCTCGTAGAATGCCATTTCAGTTTAAAAAATTAACCCTGGTTAAAAACTCATAACTCAGTTAGCTCAAGGACACAAATAACAGTTCAAATCTAGGAAAAAAAATGACACTTAATCctacatttttaattttttgaatttattattattattattattattattattattattattattgttgttgttgttgttgttattgttattattgttaaatcGCACTTAACTTCTTATTATTTTTTAACCTCCTTCTTTCCTTATCTTCttcccaccaccaccactactatAATTATTAAATTGCACTCCCCCTCTTTACATCACCGTCACCACCCACCACCAGACAACCATCACCTGTAACAATCAACATCTACCACCTATTAAATACGTTTTGAAACATCAAAACATTAGGGTCGGCCATGTGTATTCGTCCTGTAAAACCCTTAATAGTCGTCTAAACATACAACCAGCACATATAATTGAAAAAAATCGATATATTTGAACTTATTGTGTTTAAAACTTTGATAAAGGCCCCACTTTATAAAATTTTTAAAAGTTTCGACTTAATAAAAATAAGTTCAAACTTGAAGTTTAAACTTAATTAAAAACTATTGTGAGCCTAAGGTGTGGACTTGTGGGAGAGCTAGAAATAAACAAAAGGATGACACCAACAATGATTGACGATCTCCGTCCTCACAATTAACACATCGATCGGCCAGAATTGAGTGATTTTCGGGTTGTAATCGGCTGGAGTTAAGGTATATTTTGATATTTTATGTATTGTTTAACTTGTCATATATACTCATATATGTTGATTTTGATTCCTAGATACCCTGAGTGATAAACTGATTTTCTTTAGATTTTAGTTTACTCATGTTGATTATTGATTAAGATTTAAGACTTGAGAGTTTAAGTGTTTGAAATTTAAATTTGGCTATGGTCATGTATTATTGATGTTGATTGTTCGAAATTGAAAATTGTAAAATGAATCTTTGAATGTTTGTTTGAAGTATTGTAGGATCTATGTCTATAGAATTTGTGTATATAAGACACTAAGAACAAACAATTTATAAATTGTAATTTAAATAAAGTAAACACACAAGAGGAAGATATATAAGTTGTTTTATATTGAAATCCAAATATTACAATTACAGTACAATGATTATACAATCTCCCCTCAGCTTGATTactcaaaaatatgtttgtacaaaAGAGAATGTGATGAAGTGATGAAACAGATCTCTAACTCTAACAGGTGAAATCTATTTATACCAAGTACAAAAGGTTTGTTTGCAATCAGGTGATGTCACCCTGATCGTGACATCTAACATTTCTAACAGAAAAGatgtcacacctcaaccgatggcggaaatgtcacaccccaatcgatggcggaaacatcggggcaggacgaaatagattgcaagagacttcataacactatttatgacaatatttaataaaatcaaaATTTCATTTCGTTGCTAAAATTCAAGTACATCGTTTTGAAGCAAATACAACAACTTAATCaaagaaacaaaatacaacataagTACTAAAAATTTAAAGGTGTGTTTCTAGTCTTACTACTAGGTTTCATTCATCATCATTGTTAGGGCATATGTTTTTATAATTACGGATCATACATCCTGAGGTGTTTCCTGGATCAGTTATCCTTAGCGGATAGTGCAGGGACTtagaggatcaaggatccttattaTTACTTGTGATTTGTAACAATTGTTCTCAATGTTTTCTAATATTCATGTGCAGGTTATTGACGAAGTGGACTAAGTCTTAGCTGGAATCTCGAGAATAATTCGTTCAAGATGCTGCACGTGCTAATTCCACAAACGGTCATGGGGTTTGAATGTGGTCTTCCAAGATTTTCGGACTTAGTTGTTAGGCTTATTCAAAATGGGTTGATCAAGTGTTAggttacacaattacacacacacactctcgcaTACACTACGAACCAGAACTCTCACAACACTCATAGCTTTCAGTTGTAAAACACTTGATCAATATCCAAAGTTGTAATCTCTTTTCAATTGTGCAATATAGTTCatagtgatagttttcactatccgAGGTTTTTATGCTGACGATCTACTAGTGATCAAGGGCTTTTCCTCGTAAAAATATTTGTGTTTGATTACCTTATTCGTTTAATACTTATTTAATCATTGTTCATCACTTAAGCACTCTACCTCACTTTAcagatttggttacattatccttgatcagatttttgaccaaaacaatttggcgcccactgTGGGGAAAGTGGTGCTTCAATTCTAAAAATTTTCATCCATTTTTGTTTATTCTCATCAATTCCATAATACCATGGCATCTCAAGGAAAATCCGCTTTAATTGCCATGCCAACAGCTACCTCATCTCAGAGCTCTATGTCGTTGCCTCCTATTCCTCCACCATTCTAGAAGAATACTGAAACTGCTCAGAAGAAGACATCATCTGTCTTCCAAGGATCCAAAACTTCTGATACTTCCTCCTCTACTAATACTGACAATGAACTTTCTGTTTTGTATTCACAGATGAAAAGCTACATGGAGCAGCAGAACAAGACCAATCAAAAGATCCTGAGTGAGATTGAAGATATTAAGAAACAAAAGAGGCCAGCAGAGGACCAGTCTCCGTTGATGCTTAGGGTGTTGGATTTTGTCACTCCAACATCAACAACCTAACAATCTAGAGGATCCACCATCCAGCCTCAAGGATCCTTTATCCACCAACAAGGATCACTGGTGATGACTCTGTCTCAAGGATCATTCCCTCGTTCAGAAGGATACATGGAGATGTTCCAGCctcaaggatcctacttccaTCAGCAAGGATCCTCAGCTCGAGTTCAAGGATCCATGGATTACCCATCCAGATCTTCGACACAGACCTTTCCTGGATCCAGTGtctttcaggatcaaggatcctcagGAAGACAACCGCTGAGAAGCTCAGAAATCCATGATAGGGATTTCATCCCATGCAGACTATTGCTTCCTCAGGACCAACTATAACAGTCGACATGTCTTATCCCAgatatgtaacatttgtgcttgtaatcgtcatgaacagttctattatcaataaaacaatgttatttgatcccaatgtttgtttggttgtgttttacatttttcatgttttaacttttgttcaatttcaaactctacatcgttttctggagcattatacgcaaactggtgcgtaaacgtactcagtttaatgcgacaaatactccggaacatcaacatatactcaacataccttaaataacctttacataacttagaaataagttttgaaggctttggtatagcaaaaacaagttaattcgcttacatggactaaacttgacaaactgcgaaagtatgccaatttgaactgtaacgaacattccggaacatgtccataagttaaacataccataaatatcctttacatagcttagaaataggctttgaggggtttggtatgctaaaacaaacttttggatcatttaggggctaaaagtgtcaaaaagtgcacaagtttgcactttcgcgcataacttacgttctgaatacatccggacatccaaaaatttatgtaagcatcctaatattatgccttagtgtttggcataagaaaaatccattcgtcgcgtcatttggatcatctttcgcgcttatgcgcattccgtcgtaattaaccgaacatcgcgatcgtacggccgaacgaaccaacatccgacacatttttgagcatgtttcatgtccacaatgtttaggcatcattttagggccttaaagttggctttacaggccttagaagggctgaaaatggcttaaatacgcaacagggaccaaaagtgtaaattctgcaagtggtgcagatcagaagcctcaggcggcccgcgtgagttttgcctgaatgttgaggcgggccgcttgagactgtcagacagaataaatgttgcatttaatgcagtttggcctttcgatcgatcaaggggcaatgccctttcacccaatcaagagccaaggggcattttctgacttaccacaacattgcgacaagtgtacgcacgagatcgtggcacgatattcgataaacgatcctaacggttccacttttcctataaatacccccccctttgttccaaaaacccacacaatctgatcttaaggctctaagttggaaccattgtttcatacctgagctatttgatctagattagcactcggggaccctccgtaagtcttctttcgctcttttattcgctttttgagtccgaaagtcaacgttttgttgactttctgcattgaccagcttatggtcgatgcaaagttcatggaacttcgtaacgtgagcgtgatcacgatggttatagtccgtagtgactatacctactgatcaccacgttatctaggctcagtgacgagtcgtagtttcggccaaaatgtgcattcttgcatattttgtaaccaaactactcatgggcatcaaagccgtttgttttgatgtcaaacctgttttcaaacttagttaagcatgttctaacatgcttagctcgtcacttttagtttagtgcttatatagggtcgtaa
This genomic stretch from Helianthus annuus cultivar XRQ/B chromosome 8, HanXRQr2.0-SUNRISE, whole genome shotgun sequence harbors:
- the LOC110873016 gene encoding uncharacterized protein LOC110873016 isoform X1 codes for the protein MGLQHCRHTMFNNPSSSHEHIVEAGNEVLCERSSEFKNDPSLEMSPIVDSSTPSRCLGVSSRRMTRSMKKLDNSKNSNMDSKSSGDASHVSGESQINIRIRDFEDIYVTPNCSDQLSNTSVGNDDIVIARTNMKSCRNKKKNRVDIPQKGVPATHRISPKEAVMNRNMSKTKLPVKRKLITSPKSASSRGKKGSEEGYGSAIILSVESFSGKKSRSGRVLLPPLEFWRNQKVVYDEHGEVCGVEEPK
- the LOC110873016 gene encoding uncharacterized protein LOC110873016 isoform X2, with product MSPIVDSSTPSRCLGVSSRRMTRSMKKLDNSKNSNMDSKSSGDASHVSGESQINIRIRDFEDIYVTPNCSDQLSNTSVGNDDIVIARTNMKSCRNKKKNRVDIPQKGVPATHRISPKEAVMNRNMSKTKLPVKRKLITSPKSASSRGKKGSEEGYGSAIILSVESFSGKKSRSGRVLLPPLEFWRNQKVVYDEHGEVCGVEEPK